The proteins below are encoded in one region of Synchiropus splendidus isolate RoL2022-P1 chromosome 13, RoL_Sspl_1.0, whole genome shotgun sequence:
- the rock1 gene encoding rho-associated protein kinase 1 isoform X2, with protein MSAGESMEARFGKIDAMLKDPKSEINTDCLLDGLDALVYDLDFPALRKNKSIDNFLNRYKDTISKIRDLRMKAEDYEVVKVIGRGAFGEVQLVRHKATCKVYAMKLLSKFEMIKRSDSAFFWEERDIMAFANSSWVVQLFFAFQDDRYLYMVMEYMPGGDLVNLMSNYDVPEKWARFYTAEVVLALDGIHAMGFIHRDVKPDNMLLDKAGHLKLADFGTCMKMNKDGMVRCDTAVGTPDYISPEVLKSQGGDGYYGRECDWWSVGVFLYEMLVGDTPFYADSLVGTYSKIMNHKNALTFPDDSDISNDAKNLICAFLTDREVRLGRNGVDEIKRHPFFKNDQWTWENIRETAAPVVPELSSDIDTSNFDDIEEDRGEEETFPIPKAFVGNQLPFVGFTYYSNQHLLRSSSGSTKTSDKRSPSTKEDKSHLENMQKRIYLLEEQLHTEMQLKDELEQKCRSSNTRIDKIMKEMDEEANLRKSAEASVSALEKEKHMLQHRFAEVQRKAESEAEKRRNLENEVSTLKEQLEDMRKISQNSQASNDKILQLQNQLEEANDLLRAESDTAARLRKSHTEMAKSMSQLESLNRELQERSRSADGEKSQLEKELLLLQSTLDSERRNYSQGSEEIRELQARMAGLQEDNKNLKHTVSKVEAERKQAQERSNNLEKEKNNLEIDLNYKLKTLQQRLEQEQTEHRVTRAQLTDKYESIEEAKSAAMTAVQQKMSEENGARMRAESRVVEVEKQCSMLEFDLKQSVQKMEQLMKQKERLEEDVKSLRIQLEQETSKRVLSQNDLKSRMQEVDRLRCTEKQLKQESNTALESKRSLEFQLAQLTKQYRGNEGQMRELQDQLEAEQYFSTLYKTQVKELKEEIDERNRQLQEAQKKVQELCSDRESLSAQLDLTVTKAESEQLARALQEEQYFELSQENKKTIMRHKQELGDKDATIARLEDSNKTLTKDVENLSKEKAELNEKVHSQEEEYAAQKDEITNSLKAQYDKILNTERTLKTQAVNKLAEIMNRKDMKLDQKKKGSTADLRKKEKENRKLQLELNQEKEKFNHMAIKYQKELSEMQAQLAEECTYRNELQMQLDSKESDIEQLREKLNDLQQRMDNSSITSLQTDETDSNIAESRLEGWLSIPNRANIKRYGWKKQYVVVSSKKILFYNDEQDKEQSNPSMVLDIDKLFHVRPVTQGDVYRAETEEIPRIFQILYANEGECRKEADMETVPQGDKTNCLPHKGHEFIPTLYHFPSNCEACSKPLWHVFKPPPALECRRCHVKCHKDHLDKKEDVIAPCKVNYDVTSARDMLLLALTQDEQKKWIGHLGKKIPKTPPSTFLRASPRTLSTRGPNQSFRKNPKSNTGKLS; from the exons ATGTCGGCAGGAGAAAGCATGGAGGCTCGGTTCGGGAAAATCGATGCCATGTTGAAGGACCCGAAGTCGGAAATAAACACAGACTGTCTTCTG GATGGGTTGGATGCGCTCGTCTATGACCTGGACTTTCCTGCCCTGAGGAAAAACAAGAGCATTGACAACTTCTTGAATAGAT ACAAGGACACCATCAGCAAAATCCGAGATCTACGTATGAAAGCCGAGGATTACGAGGTTGTCAAGGTCATTGGGAGGGGTGCTTTCGGAGAGGTGCAGTTG GTGAGACACAAAGCTACGTGCAAGGTGTACGCCATGAAGCTGCTGAGCAAGTTTGAGATGATCAAAAGGTCGGACTCTGCTTTCTTCTGGGAAGAGAGAGACATCATGGCTTTTGCCAACAGCTCCTGGGTGGTGCAG CTCTTTTTCGCATTCCAGGATGATCGCTACCTCTACATGGTGATGGAGTACATGCCCGGTGGGGATTTGGTGAacttgatgagcaactacgacgTCCCTGAGAAATGGGCTCGCTTTtacactgctgaagtggtgctGGCTTTGGACGGGATCCACGCCATGGGCTTCATTCATAG GGACGTGAAACCTGATAATATGTTGCTCGACAAAGCTGGTCACTTAAAACTGGCGGACTTTGGAACCTGCATGAAAATGAACAAG GACGGTATGGTACGATGTGACACAGCTGTGGGAACTCCAGACTACATTTCACCAGAGGTACTGAAATCTCAAGGAGGAGACGGTTATTACGGCCGGGAGTGTGACTGGTGGTCGGTGGGAGTTTTCCTCTATGAAATGCTAGTGG GTGACACGCCGTTCTATGCAGACTCCTTGGTCGGCACCTACAGCAAAATTATGAATCATAAGAACGCCCTGACCTTCCCTGATGACAGCGACATCTCCAACGATGCCAAGAATCTCATCTGTGCATTTCTGACTGACAG GGAGGTTCGCCTCGGAAGGAATGGTGTGGATGAGATCAAGAGACACCCGTTTTTTAAGAATGACCAGTGGACTTGGGAGAACATCCGAGAGA CTGCCGCCCCTGTAGTTCCTGAGCTGAGCAGCGACATAGACACCAGTAATTTCGATGACATTGAAGAAGATCGCGGCGAGGAAGAGACATTCCCAATACCAAAGGCCttcgtcggcaaccagctcccCTTTGTTGGTTTCACTTACTACAGCAATCAGCA TCTGTTGCGCAGCTCCAGTGGCAGCACCAAGACCAGTGACAAACGCAGCCCCTCAACAAAGGAAGACAAGAGTCAT CTGGAGAATATGCAGAAGAGAATCTACCTGTTGGAGGAACAGCTGCACACTGAGATGCAGCTGAAGGATGAGCTGGAGCAGAAGTGCAG GAGCTCCAACACCAGGATCGACAAGATCATGAAAGAAATGGACGAGGAG GCCAACTTGAGGAAAAGTGCCGAGGCCAGCGTGTCTgcactggagaaggagaagcacaTGCTGCAGCACAGATTTGCTGAGGTCCAAAGAAAGGCTGAATCAGAGGCAGAAAAGAGGCGCAATTTGGAGAATGAAG tttcGACTCTAAAGGAGCAGCTTGAAGACATGAGGAAAATCAGCCAGAACTCTCAGGCCTCGAATGACAAGATCTTGCAGCTTCAGAATCAG ctggaggaggccaATGACCTCTTGAGGGCAGAGTCTGACACGGCGGCACGACTGAGGAAGAGCCACACGGAGATGGCCAAGTCCATGAGCCAGCTGGAGAGTTTGAACCgtgagctgcaggagaggagcCGTTCGGCCGACGGAGAGAAGAGtcagctggagaaggagctgctgcttcttcagagCACGCTGGACTCCGAGAGGAGGAACTACAGCCAGGGATCTGAGGAGATCAGAGAGCTGCAAG CGAGGATGGCAGGTCTGCAGGAGGACAACAAGAACTTGAAACACACAGTCTCCAAAGTGGAAGCGGAACGTAAACAGGCCCAGGAGAGAAGCAACAACCTGGAGAAG GAAAAGAATAACCTCGAGATCGACCTGAACTACAAGCTGAAGACTCTGCAGCAGCGACTGGAGCAGGAACAGACTGAACACAGAGTCACGAGGGCACAGCTCACGGACAAATACGAGTCCATTGAAGAAGCCAAATCAGCCGCCATGACTG CTGTCCAGCAAAAGATGTCAGAGGAGAACGGAGCCAGAATGCGAGCGGAGAGCCGGGTAGTGGAAGTGGAGAAGCAGTGCTCTATGTTAGAGTTTGACCTCAAGCAGTCAGTGCAGAAGATGGAGCAGCTGATGAAACAGAAGGAAAGACTGGAAGAGGAT GTGAAGAGTCTGCGGATACAGCTGGAACAGGAGACGAGCAAGCGTGTCTTGTCCCAGAATGACCTCAAGAGCCGCATGCAGGAAGTCGATCGTCTGAGATGCACAgagaagcagctgaagcaggaaAGCAACACTGCACTAGAGAGTAAACGCTCGCTGGAGTTCCAGCTGGCACAGCTGACCAA ACAGTACAGAGGCAACGAGGGACAGATGAGGGAACTTCAAGACCAGCTCGAGGCTGAACAGTATTTTTCT ACGCTTTACAAAACTCAGGTCAAAGAACTGAAGGAGGAAATTGATGAGCGGAACAGACAGTTGCAGGAGGCTCAAAAGAAGGTGCAGGAGTTGTGCAGTGACAG GGAGTCCCTGTCCGCTCAGCTGGACCTGACAGTGACCAAGGCGGAGTCTGAGCAGCTTGCACGGGCCCTGCAGGAAGAGCAGTACTTTGAGCTCAGCCAAGAAAACAAGAAGACCATCATGAGGCATAAGCAGGAGCTCGGAGACAAGGATGCCACAATTGCACGG CTCGAGGACTCGAATAAAACGCTGACCAAAGATGTGGAGAACCTCAGTAAAGAGAAGGCTGAGCTGAATGAGAAGGTTCATTCTCAAGAAGAAG AGTACGCAGCGCAGAAGGATGAGATAACCAATTCATTAAAGGCCCAGTATGATAAGATTCTGAACACAGAGCGCACACTGAAGACTCAG GCGGTGAACAAGCTGGCGGAAATCATGAACCGGAAAGACATGAAGTTGGACCAGAAGAAGAAGGGAAGCACTGCCGAcctgagaaagaaagagaaggagaacCGTAAGCTACAACTGGAGCTCAaccaggagaaggagaagttcAATCACATGGCCATCAAGTATCAGAAGGAGCTGAGTGAGATGCAGGCG CAACTGGCCGAGGAGTGCACCTACCGCAACGAGCTGCAGATGCAGCTGGACAGCAAGGAGAGTGACATCGAGCAGCTTCGGGAGAAGCTCAacgacctgcagcagcggaTGGACAACTCCAGCATCACGAGCTTGCAGACGGACGAGACGGACAGCAACATCGCAG AGTCCAGGCTGGAGGGCTGGCTGTCTATTCCTAACCGTGCTAATATCAAGAGGTACGGCTGGAAGAAGCAG TATGTTGTTGTGAGCAGTAAGAAGATCCTGTTCTACAACGACGAGCAGGACAAGGAGCAGTCCAACCCCTCCATGGTACTAGATATCGA CAAACTGTTTCATGTGCGACCTGTCACGCAAGGAGACGTGTACCGAGCCGAGACCGAAGAGATCCCCAGAATATTCCAG ATCCTATATGCCAACGAGGGAGAGTGCCGGAAGGAGGCCGACATGGAGACGGTGCCTCAGGGCGACAAGACCAACTGTCTTCCACACAAAGGACACGAGTTCATCCCCACGCTTTACCACTTCCCTTCCAATTGTGAGGCCTGCTCCAAACCCCTGTGGCACGTGTTCAAGCCGCCGCCGGCTCTGGAGTGTCGCCGCTGCCACGTCAAGTGCCACAAGGATCACCTCGACAAGAAGGAGGACGTGATTGCTCCTTGCAAAG tgaaCTATGATGTGACCTCGGCCCGGGACATGCTGTTGCTCGCGCTCACCCAGGACGAACAGAAGAAATGGATCGGTCATCTTGGCAAGAAGATCCCCAAAACCCCCCCATCCACCTTCCTAAGAGCGTCGCCCCGCACACTGTCGACCCGCGGACCCAACCAGTCCTTCCGCAAGAACCCCAAAAGCAATACAGGAAAGCTGAG CTAA
- the rock1 gene encoding rho-associated protein kinase 1 isoform X1 — MSAGESMEARFGKIDAMLKDPKSEINTDCLLDGLDALVYDLDFPALRKNKSIDNFLNRYKDTISKIRDLRMKAEDYEVVKVIGRGAFGEVQLVRHKATCKVYAMKLLSKFEMIKRSDSAFFWEERDIMAFANSSWVVQLFFAFQDDRYLYMVMEYMPGGDLVNLMSNYDVPEKWARFYTAEVVLALDGIHAMGFIHRDVKPDNMLLDKAGHLKLADFGTCMKMNKDGMVRCDTAVGTPDYISPEVLKSQGGDGYYGRECDWWSVGVFLYEMLVGDTPFYADSLVGTYSKIMNHKNALTFPDDSDISNDAKNLICAFLTDREVRLGRNGVDEIKRHPFFKNDQWTWENIRETAAPVVPELSSDIDTSNFDDIEEDRGEEETFPIPKAFVGNQLPFVGFTYYSNQHLLRSSSGSTKTSDKRSPSTKEDKSHLENMQKRIYLLEEQLHTEMQLKDELEQKCRSSNTRIDKIMKEMDEEANLRKSAEASVSALEKEKHMLQHRFAEVQRKAESEAEKRRNLENEVSTLKEQLEDMRKISQNSQASNDKILQLQNQLEEANDLLRAESDTAARLRKSHTEMAKSMSQLESLNRELQERSRSADGEKSQLEKELLLLQSTLDSERRNYSQGSEEIRELQARMAGLQEDNKNLKHTVSKVEAERKQAQERSNNLEKEKNNLEIDLNYKLKTLQQRLEQEQTEHRVTRAQLTDKYESIEEAKSAAMTAVQQKMSEENGARMRAESRVVEVEKQCSMLEFDLKQSVQKMEQLMKQKERLEEDVKSLRIQLEQETSKRVLSQNDLKSRMQEVDRLRCTEKQLKQESNTALESKRSLEFQLAQLTKQYRGNEGQMRELQDQLEAEQYFSTLYKTQVKELKEEIDERNRQLQEAQKKVQELCSDRESLSAQLDLTVTKAESEQLARALQEEQYFELSQENKKTIMRHKQELGDKDATIARLEDSNKTLTKDVENLSKEKAELNEKVHSQEEEYAAQKDEITNSLKAQYDKILNTERTLKTQAVNKLAEIMNRKDMKLDQKKKGSTADLRKKEKENRKLQLELNQEKEKFNHMAIKYQKELSEMQAQLAEECTYRNELQMQLDSKESDIEQLREKLNDLQQRMDNSSITSLQTDETDSNIAESRLEGWLSIPNRANIKRYGWKKQYVVVSSKKILFYNDEQDKEQSNPSMVLDIDKLFHVRPVTQGDVYRAETEEIPRIFQILYANEGECRKEADMETVPQGDKTNCLPHKGHEFIPTLYHFPSNCEACSKPLWHVFKPPPALECRRCHVKCHKDHLDKKEDVIAPCKVNYDVTSARDMLLLALTQDEQKKWIGHLGKKIPKTPPSTFLRASPRTLSTRGPNQSFRKNPKSNTGKLSRAQSSLQAADTTSSTC, encoded by the exons ATGTCGGCAGGAGAAAGCATGGAGGCTCGGTTCGGGAAAATCGATGCCATGTTGAAGGACCCGAAGTCGGAAATAAACACAGACTGTCTTCTG GATGGGTTGGATGCGCTCGTCTATGACCTGGACTTTCCTGCCCTGAGGAAAAACAAGAGCATTGACAACTTCTTGAATAGAT ACAAGGACACCATCAGCAAAATCCGAGATCTACGTATGAAAGCCGAGGATTACGAGGTTGTCAAGGTCATTGGGAGGGGTGCTTTCGGAGAGGTGCAGTTG GTGAGACACAAAGCTACGTGCAAGGTGTACGCCATGAAGCTGCTGAGCAAGTTTGAGATGATCAAAAGGTCGGACTCTGCTTTCTTCTGGGAAGAGAGAGACATCATGGCTTTTGCCAACAGCTCCTGGGTGGTGCAG CTCTTTTTCGCATTCCAGGATGATCGCTACCTCTACATGGTGATGGAGTACATGCCCGGTGGGGATTTGGTGAacttgatgagcaactacgacgTCCCTGAGAAATGGGCTCGCTTTtacactgctgaagtggtgctGGCTTTGGACGGGATCCACGCCATGGGCTTCATTCATAG GGACGTGAAACCTGATAATATGTTGCTCGACAAAGCTGGTCACTTAAAACTGGCGGACTTTGGAACCTGCATGAAAATGAACAAG GACGGTATGGTACGATGTGACACAGCTGTGGGAACTCCAGACTACATTTCACCAGAGGTACTGAAATCTCAAGGAGGAGACGGTTATTACGGCCGGGAGTGTGACTGGTGGTCGGTGGGAGTTTTCCTCTATGAAATGCTAGTGG GTGACACGCCGTTCTATGCAGACTCCTTGGTCGGCACCTACAGCAAAATTATGAATCATAAGAACGCCCTGACCTTCCCTGATGACAGCGACATCTCCAACGATGCCAAGAATCTCATCTGTGCATTTCTGACTGACAG GGAGGTTCGCCTCGGAAGGAATGGTGTGGATGAGATCAAGAGACACCCGTTTTTTAAGAATGACCAGTGGACTTGGGAGAACATCCGAGAGA CTGCCGCCCCTGTAGTTCCTGAGCTGAGCAGCGACATAGACACCAGTAATTTCGATGACATTGAAGAAGATCGCGGCGAGGAAGAGACATTCCCAATACCAAAGGCCttcgtcggcaaccagctcccCTTTGTTGGTTTCACTTACTACAGCAATCAGCA TCTGTTGCGCAGCTCCAGTGGCAGCACCAAGACCAGTGACAAACGCAGCCCCTCAACAAAGGAAGACAAGAGTCAT CTGGAGAATATGCAGAAGAGAATCTACCTGTTGGAGGAACAGCTGCACACTGAGATGCAGCTGAAGGATGAGCTGGAGCAGAAGTGCAG GAGCTCCAACACCAGGATCGACAAGATCATGAAAGAAATGGACGAGGAG GCCAACTTGAGGAAAAGTGCCGAGGCCAGCGTGTCTgcactggagaaggagaagcacaTGCTGCAGCACAGATTTGCTGAGGTCCAAAGAAAGGCTGAATCAGAGGCAGAAAAGAGGCGCAATTTGGAGAATGAAG tttcGACTCTAAAGGAGCAGCTTGAAGACATGAGGAAAATCAGCCAGAACTCTCAGGCCTCGAATGACAAGATCTTGCAGCTTCAGAATCAG ctggaggaggccaATGACCTCTTGAGGGCAGAGTCTGACACGGCGGCACGACTGAGGAAGAGCCACACGGAGATGGCCAAGTCCATGAGCCAGCTGGAGAGTTTGAACCgtgagctgcaggagaggagcCGTTCGGCCGACGGAGAGAAGAGtcagctggagaaggagctgctgcttcttcagagCACGCTGGACTCCGAGAGGAGGAACTACAGCCAGGGATCTGAGGAGATCAGAGAGCTGCAAG CGAGGATGGCAGGTCTGCAGGAGGACAACAAGAACTTGAAACACACAGTCTCCAAAGTGGAAGCGGAACGTAAACAGGCCCAGGAGAGAAGCAACAACCTGGAGAAG GAAAAGAATAACCTCGAGATCGACCTGAACTACAAGCTGAAGACTCTGCAGCAGCGACTGGAGCAGGAACAGACTGAACACAGAGTCACGAGGGCACAGCTCACGGACAAATACGAGTCCATTGAAGAAGCCAAATCAGCCGCCATGACTG CTGTCCAGCAAAAGATGTCAGAGGAGAACGGAGCCAGAATGCGAGCGGAGAGCCGGGTAGTGGAAGTGGAGAAGCAGTGCTCTATGTTAGAGTTTGACCTCAAGCAGTCAGTGCAGAAGATGGAGCAGCTGATGAAACAGAAGGAAAGACTGGAAGAGGAT GTGAAGAGTCTGCGGATACAGCTGGAACAGGAGACGAGCAAGCGTGTCTTGTCCCAGAATGACCTCAAGAGCCGCATGCAGGAAGTCGATCGTCTGAGATGCACAgagaagcagctgaagcaggaaAGCAACACTGCACTAGAGAGTAAACGCTCGCTGGAGTTCCAGCTGGCACAGCTGACCAA ACAGTACAGAGGCAACGAGGGACAGATGAGGGAACTTCAAGACCAGCTCGAGGCTGAACAGTATTTTTCT ACGCTTTACAAAACTCAGGTCAAAGAACTGAAGGAGGAAATTGATGAGCGGAACAGACAGTTGCAGGAGGCTCAAAAGAAGGTGCAGGAGTTGTGCAGTGACAG GGAGTCCCTGTCCGCTCAGCTGGACCTGACAGTGACCAAGGCGGAGTCTGAGCAGCTTGCACGGGCCCTGCAGGAAGAGCAGTACTTTGAGCTCAGCCAAGAAAACAAGAAGACCATCATGAGGCATAAGCAGGAGCTCGGAGACAAGGATGCCACAATTGCACGG CTCGAGGACTCGAATAAAACGCTGACCAAAGATGTGGAGAACCTCAGTAAAGAGAAGGCTGAGCTGAATGAGAAGGTTCATTCTCAAGAAGAAG AGTACGCAGCGCAGAAGGATGAGATAACCAATTCATTAAAGGCCCAGTATGATAAGATTCTGAACACAGAGCGCACACTGAAGACTCAG GCGGTGAACAAGCTGGCGGAAATCATGAACCGGAAAGACATGAAGTTGGACCAGAAGAAGAAGGGAAGCACTGCCGAcctgagaaagaaagagaaggagaacCGTAAGCTACAACTGGAGCTCAaccaggagaaggagaagttcAATCACATGGCCATCAAGTATCAGAAGGAGCTGAGTGAGATGCAGGCG CAACTGGCCGAGGAGTGCACCTACCGCAACGAGCTGCAGATGCAGCTGGACAGCAAGGAGAGTGACATCGAGCAGCTTCGGGAGAAGCTCAacgacctgcagcagcggaTGGACAACTCCAGCATCACGAGCTTGCAGACGGACGAGACGGACAGCAACATCGCAG AGTCCAGGCTGGAGGGCTGGCTGTCTATTCCTAACCGTGCTAATATCAAGAGGTACGGCTGGAAGAAGCAG TATGTTGTTGTGAGCAGTAAGAAGATCCTGTTCTACAACGACGAGCAGGACAAGGAGCAGTCCAACCCCTCCATGGTACTAGATATCGA CAAACTGTTTCATGTGCGACCTGTCACGCAAGGAGACGTGTACCGAGCCGAGACCGAAGAGATCCCCAGAATATTCCAG ATCCTATATGCCAACGAGGGAGAGTGCCGGAAGGAGGCCGACATGGAGACGGTGCCTCAGGGCGACAAGACCAACTGTCTTCCACACAAAGGACACGAGTTCATCCCCACGCTTTACCACTTCCCTTCCAATTGTGAGGCCTGCTCCAAACCCCTGTGGCACGTGTTCAAGCCGCCGCCGGCTCTGGAGTGTCGCCGCTGCCACGTCAAGTGCCACAAGGATCACCTCGACAAGAAGGAGGACGTGATTGCTCCTTGCAAAG tgaaCTATGATGTGACCTCGGCCCGGGACATGCTGTTGCTCGCGCTCACCCAGGACGAACAGAAGAAATGGATCGGTCATCTTGGCAAGAAGATCCCCAAAACCCCCCCATCCACCTTCCTAAGAGCGTCGCCCCGCACACTGTCGACCCGCGGACCCAACCAGTCCTTCCGCAAGAACCCCAAAAGCAATACAGGAAAGCTGAG CCGAGCGCAGTCCAGCCTCCAAGCAGCAGACACTACGTCCAGCACTTGCTGA